A window of the Desulfovibrio sp. UIB00 genome harbors these coding sequences:
- the eutC gene encoding ethanolamine ammonia-lyase subunit EutC has translation MNVMKQEYLPASAATVLEDPWADLKRYTDARIALGRCGVSLPQTEWLRFRLAHARARDAVLTPFDRASVREEIESAGLHCVELASAAASKEDFLARPDKGRRLSEASHELLASQYARADNKGADICLVISDGLSARAVHENAALFARLFLACAADAGYSATPVALVEFGRVAVADEVASLMKARLVVILIGERPGLSSPNSLGVYLTYAPFPGCTDEARNCISNVRPAGLSIEDGVRKLCYLVQGAFARQLTGVNLKDDMPATYLPFGKDTTAIV, from the coding sequence ATGAACGTCATGAAGCAGGAATATTTGCCAGCATCAGCGGCAACAGTTTTGGAAGACCCTTGGGCCGATCTGAAACGCTATACGGATGCCCGTATTGCCCTTGGGCGTTGCGGCGTCAGCCTGCCGCAGACGGAATGGCTGCGATTTCGTCTGGCGCATGCCAGAGCGCGCGATGCGGTACTGACGCCTTTTGACAGGGCAAGCGTGCGCGAAGAAATTGAAAGTGCAGGGTTGCACTGCGTTGAGCTTGCCAGCGCTGCTGCAAGCAAGGAGGATTTTCTGGCAAGGCCCGACAAGGGGCGGCGACTTTCAGAAGCCTCGCACGAGCTGCTCGCAAGCCAGTACGCAAGGGCTGACAATAAGGGGGCGGACATTTGCCTTGTTATCAGCGATGGGCTTTCGGCCCGCGCTGTGCATGAAAACGCGGCCCTCTTTGCCCGGCTTTTTCTGGCCTGCGCGGCAGATGCCGGCTATAGCGCAACCCCCGTGGCTTTGGTGGAGTTTGGGCGGGTTGCCGTGGCGGACGAGGTTGCTTCGCTCATGAAGGCAAGGCTGGTGGTGATTCTTATTGGTGAACGGCCGGGGTTGAGTTCGCCCAACTCTCTGGGAGTTTATCTGACCTACGCGCCCTTTCCCGGCTGCACCGATGAAGCGCGGAACTGTATTTCAAATGTGCGACCTGCGGGCCTGAGCATTGAAGACGGCGTGCGCAAACTGTGCTATCTGGTGCAGGGGGCCTTTGCGCGGCAATTGACCGGGGTGAACCTCAAGGACGACATGCCCGCAACGTATTTGCCCTTTGGTAAGGATACGACTGCGATTGTATAG
- a CDS encoding DUF169 domain-containing protein: MNTFEKLSETLMRELRLIHAPVAIKYFYDQKELDSFKETQPHYSPMKPLTFCQSEVGARMEGITVIVERDKMGCTNASFVFGWKELDEPEIKSHLKYCADADHARKVLEAKPHVPANLLAIAVSPLAAATTQPDVVHFVCDTMQAYHIIGDWMATQRIDNFHPSMSVNSAVCSGNVYTLNTKQANLYLACSGSYNSGKTERGEINVSIPGEHMEALVQRLEDRVTNKGGASITRLGEPFPGAAVCKNCPLIVFKKERDA, from the coding sequence ATGAACACATTTGAAAAGCTTAGTGAAACGTTGATGCGTGAGCTGCGCCTCATTCATGCACCCGTTGCAATCAAATATTTCTACGACCAGAAAGAGCTTGATTCCTTCAAGGAAACTCAGCCCCACTATTCTCCCATGAAGCCGCTGACCTTCTGCCAGAGCGAAGTCGGCGCGCGCATGGAAGGTATTACAGTCATTGTTGAACGCGACAAGATGGGCTGTACCAATGCTAGTTTTGTGTTCGGCTGGAAAGAACTGGACGAACCCGAAATCAAAAGCCACCTCAAGTACTGCGCCGATGCCGACCATGCCCGCAAGGTGCTTGAAGCCAAGCCGCATGTTCCGGCCAATCTGCTGGCCATAGCCGTGAGCCCGCTTGCGGCAGCTACCACCCAGCCCGATGTGGTGCACTTTGTGTGCGATACAATGCAGGCCTACCACATCATTGGCGATTGGATGGCTACCCAGCGCATCGACAATTTCCACCCGTCCATGAGCGTCAACTCTGCCGTCTGCTCCGGCAATGTCTACACGCTGAACACCAAGCAGGCGAACCTGTACCTCGCTTGCAGCGGCAGCTACAATTCCGGCAAGACGGAACGGGGCGAAATCAACGTATCCATCCCCGGCGAGCACATGGAAGCTCTGGTGCAGCGCCTTGAAGACCGCGTCACCAACAAGGGCGGCGCGTCCATCACCCGCCTTGGCGAACCCTTCCCCGGCGCAGCCGTTTGCAAAAACTGCCCCCTCATTGTTTTCAAGAAAGAACGCGACGCCTAA
- a CDS encoding methyl-accepting chemotaxis protein produces MEQLDTMSQAVGKAVSEKMDVYFNVLELSSRMLTNPVGASPDEVYEYKRNVLIQLLKQVNLVEAYYAFDSGETHNNKGVINNFNAKSLGREWFVRMFNGEKRVVTTPYTSSIGATVMAVGVPLIDNGKMAGTLCINLGLTDITNFTNHVLEFDNIFLTRADGYIMANRDEKRIGKSLWEVIPDMKKYSGLQQNGRIQFTSRDRVFEGSLYIIPGLGWKVWTYKPLEEIQRDSTANLHSSAITAVVALVLSALMVHFLVSMLIFKPLGKGVVFAAAVAEGNLDETLDIKSKDEVGTLADALRNMVARLKDMIRTTEEKERHALSEAERAQKAVAEAEEARKEAELATQRGILQAAGQIEGVVARIASSTEELAAQSEQISHAAEIQRQRMTDTSAGMEQMSASIVEVARNSGQAASNAVKTQQEAGQGATLVRQVINSVNHVHEQTQAMKVDLTALGKQADSIGAIMDVINDIADQTNLLALNAAIEAARAGEAGRGFAVVADEVRKLAEKTIGATKQVGENISGMQTAARQSISSMDKASLVVEETTSLSHKSGEVLDAILVLAKENADQAQSIATAAEEQSSASEEISRSLDEVSRLTTETTRGQAESATAIQQLAEMAGDLNSIVDKLKKS; encoded by the coding sequence ATGGAGCAGCTTGATACCATGTCCCAGGCAGTGGGTAAGGCTGTTTCAGAAAAGATGGACGTATATTTCAATGTGCTTGAGCTGAGCTCGCGCATGCTGACGAATCCTGTGGGCGCATCCCCGGATGAAGTGTATGAATATAAGCGTAATGTTCTTATACAATTGCTAAAACAGGTAAATCTTGTTGAAGCCTATTATGCTTTTGACAGCGGCGAAACGCATAATAACAAAGGCGTGATCAATAATTTTAACGCCAAGAGCCTTGGCCGCGAGTGGTTTGTGCGCATGTTTAATGGCGAAAAGAGGGTTGTAACAACCCCCTATACTTCGTCTATCGGCGCGACTGTTATGGCTGTGGGCGTGCCTTTGATAGATAACGGCAAGATGGCGGGCACGCTCTGCATCAACCTGGGCCTGACGGACATAACCAATTTTACCAATCATGTTCTTGAGTTCGACAATATTTTTCTGACGCGGGCCGATGGCTACATCATGGCCAACAGGGATGAAAAACGCATTGGCAAAAGCCTGTGGGAAGTTATCCCGGATATGAAAAAATACAGCGGGTTGCAGCAGAACGGTCGCATCCAGTTTACCAGCAGAGACAGGGTGTTTGAGGGGAGCCTGTACATTATTCCGGGTCTTGGCTGGAAAGTGTGGACGTACAAACCGCTGGAGGAAATCCAGCGTGACTCCACCGCCAATCTGCACTCCAGTGCCATAACCGCCGTTGTCGCCCTGGTGCTTTCTGCCCTGATGGTGCATTTTCTGGTATCCATGCTGATCTTCAAGCCGCTGGGCAAGGGTGTTGTTTTTGCCGCAGCGGTTGCCGAGGGTAATCTTGATGAAACCCTCGATATCAAGAGCAAAGACGAAGTGGGGACGCTTGCCGATGCCCTGCGCAACATGGTTGCGCGGCTGAAAGATATGATCCGCACGACAGAAGAAAAGGAACGGCACGCCCTCTCCGAAGCCGAGCGTGCGCAAAAAGCGGTTGCCGAGGCGGAGGAAGCCCGCAAAGAAGCAGAGCTGGCCACCCAGCGCGGTATTTTGCAAGCTGCCGGCCAGATTGAAGGCGTTGTTGCGCGCATTGCCTCCAGCACGGAAGAGCTGGCGGCACAGTCCGAGCAGATATCCCATGCTGCGGAAATCCAGCGGCAACGCATGACGGACACCTCTGCCGGTATGGAGCAGATGTCCGCCTCCATTGTTGAGGTGGCGCGCAACTCCGGCCAGGCTGCTTCCAATGCTGTCAAAACGCAGCAGGAGGCAGGGCAGGGCGCGACTCTGGTTCGGCAGGTCATTAACTCGGTAAATCATGTGCATGAACAGACGCAGGCCATGAAGGTTGACCTGACAGCCCTTGGCAAACAGGCCGACAGCATTGGCGCTATCATGGACGTCATCAACGATATCGCTGACCAGACCAACCTGTTGGCGCTCAATGCAGCCATTGAGGCGGCGCGGGCTGGCGAAGCTGGCCGTGGTTTTGCCGTGGTGGCAGATGAAGTGCGCAAACTGGCAGAAAAGACCATAGGTGCCACCAAACAGGTGGGCGAGAATATCTCCGGTATGCAAACCGCCGCCAGGCAGAGCATCTCTTCCATGGACAAGGCCAGCCTTGTGGTGGAGGAAACAACCTCCCTGTCGCACAAATCCGGCGAAGTTTTGGATGCCATTCTGGTGCTTGCCAAAGAAAATGCCGATCAGGCGCAATCCATAGCAACAGCGGCAGAAGAACAGTCTTCCGCGTCGGAAGAAATCAGCCGCAGTCTTGATGAGGTTTCCCGTCTGACCACAGAGACCACACGCGGGCAGGCGGAATCCGCAACAGCTATTCAGCAGCTTGCTGAAATGGCTGGAGACCTCAACAGTATTGTGGATAAGCTGAAAAAGTCCTAG
- a CDS encoding YqaA family protein, with amino-acid sequence MSVSVLWGLFISAFVAASIFPAQSELFLAGALAKDYAPLWAMIAAASLGNTLGSATNWLLGRFFIHYQDRSWFPIKRSSLARAEAWYGKYGRWSLLLSWMPIVGDPITLVAGILREPFPSFILIVAAAKTARYIVVALITLQFT; translated from the coding sequence ATGAGCGTGAGCGTACTTTGGGGATTATTTATTTCTGCATTTGTGGCAGCCTCGATCTTTCCTGCGCAGTCAGAGCTTTTTCTGGCAGGAGCGCTGGCAAAAGACTACGCGCCACTGTGGGCAATGATCGCCGCCGCCAGCCTTGGCAACACACTAGGGTCTGCCACCAACTGGCTGCTCGGGCGGTTCTTCATCCATTATCAGGATCGCTCGTGGTTTCCCATAAAGCGCAGCAGCCTTGCCAGAGCTGAAGCGTGGTATGGCAAATACGGGCGCTGGTCGTTGCTTCTGAGCTGGATGCCTATTGTGGGCGACCCTATCACGCTTGTGGCGGGAATTCTGCGCGAGCCCTTTCCCTCATTCATCCTCATTGTCGCAGCGGCAAAAACAGCCCGCTACATCGTGGTTGCGCTGATCACCTTGCAGTTCACCTGA